In the genome of Nonlabens sp. MB-3u-79, one region contains:
- a CDS encoding DUF2795 domain-containing protein — MYWTLELASYLSDAPWPAEKDELIDYAIRTGAPLEVVENLQAIEDEGDLYESIQEIWPDYPTDDDYLWNEDEY, encoded by the coding sequence ATGTATTGGACACTAGAACTAGCATCTTACTTAAGTGATGCACCTTGGCCTGCTGAGAAGGATGAATTGATCGATTACGCAATTCGTACAGGAGCACCCTTAGAGGTAGTGGAAAATTTACAAGCCATTGAAGATGAAGGAGACTTATATGAGTCTATTCAAGAAATATGGCCGGATTATCCTACAGACGACGACTACCTCTGGAATGAGGATGAGTATTAA
- a CDS encoding cob(I)yrinic acid a,c-diamide adenosyltransferase codes for MKIYTKTGDTGTTALFGGSRVPKHNLRIDSYGTVDELNSWMGLIRDQKIEKHTSKIINSIQHNLFTIGAILATPPEKQILKSGKDRLNISKISDEEVSVLEQEMDLMNEELPEMTHFILPGGHPAVSYCHITRTVCRRAERLATELNEHATVDPQVLKYLNRLSDYLFVLARKLSKDLQAEEIKWIPKKY; via the coding sequence ATGAAAATATATACAAAGACAGGTGATACAGGCACCACAGCCTTATTTGGAGGTTCACGAGTTCCCAAGCACAACTTGAGAATCGATAGCTATGGTACTGTGGACGAGCTCAATTCTTGGATGGGATTGATACGTGATCAAAAGATAGAAAAACACACTAGCAAAATTATCAACTCTATACAGCACAACCTTTTTACCATAGGTGCTATTCTAGCAACACCGCCAGAGAAGCAAATTTTGAAAAGTGGCAAAGATCGCTTGAACATTTCTAAAATTAGCGATGAGGAAGTTAGCGTATTAGAACAGGAAATGGACCTTATGAATGAAGAGCTGCCTGAAATGACACATTTTATACTTCCGGGAGGACACCCTGCTGTGTCATATTGTCACATTACCAGAACCGTCTGTCGCCGTGCAGAACGTCTGGCAACAGAGTTGAACGAACATGCCACTGTAGATCCACAAGTTTTGAAATATCTCAACCGCCTTTCTGACTACCTATTTGTATTGGCACGTAAATTGTCTAAAGACTTACAAGCCGAAGAAATAAAATGGATCCCAAAAAAGTACTAA
- a CDS encoding MarR family winged helix-turn-helix transcriptional regulator: protein MSEDMIPLSRKLITTLIKKGTEATEAVSHTLKEHGITIQQFNVLRILRGRKGKVASLQDVSKDMIHANSNTTRVIDKLVDKKFVDRVQCPTDRRQIELTITKSGLDVLTILDQKVDAVETQLTAQLDEQAIINLIEKLERI from the coding sequence ATGAGTGAGGATATGATTCCGCTTTCGCGAAAGCTAATAACTACTCTTATTAAAAAGGGAACAGAAGCAACTGAGGCAGTAAGTCATACCTTAAAAGAACACGGGATCACGATACAGCAATTTAATGTGCTCCGTATTTTGAGAGGGCGCAAAGGAAAGGTTGCAAGCCTTCAAGACGTGAGTAAAGATATGATACATGCCAATTCTAATACCACACGAGTGATTGATAAACTGGTGGATAAAAAATTTGTGGATCGCGTTCAATGTCCCACAGACAGAAGACAAATAGAGCTTACTATTACAAAAAGCGGCCTGGATGTACTTACTATTTTAGACCAAAAGGTGGATGCGGTAGAAACTCAACTTACCGCACAACTAGATGAGCAAGCCATCATTAATTTAATAGAAAAACTAGAAAGAATTTAA
- a CDS encoding outer membrane beta-barrel protein, with protein sequence MKKYMLIGFLLICSSVMAQIDSGLGITAGLNYGSTGDLTENGQTIIDNPDEKVGYHLGVYWKIDLLFLYLRPELKYTKLSNEYNAKQFDVQKIDMPILIGTKVIGPLHVFAGPSLQYIVDTKLQDSALSDVQNDWSVGAQFGVGVNLGNLGIDVRYERGFNDNEISFIRNNIAAQGTLDTRPEQIILAISLNL encoded by the coding sequence ATGAAAAAGTATATGCTAATAGGCTTTTTACTGATCTGTTCGTCCGTAATGGCACAAATAGATAGTGGTCTAGGAATTACTGCGGGGCTTAATTATGGGTCCACAGGTGATTTAACAGAGAACGGACAAACTATTATTGATAACCCTGATGAGAAGGTAGGGTACCATCTGGGAGTCTACTGGAAAATTGATCTTCTCTTCTTGTATTTGAGACCAGAGTTGAAATACACAAAGTTGAGTAATGAATATAACGCGAAGCAGTTTGATGTTCAAAAAATAGATATGCCTATACTGATAGGAACTAAAGTAATTGGACCTCTACATGTCTTTGCTGGACCTTCTTTACAGTATATAGTCGACACAAAATTACAAGATTCAGCGCTGAGTGATGTTCAAAATGATTGGAGCGTCGGCGCTCAATTTGGTGTAGGAGTGAATCTAGGAAATTTGGGAATAGATGTACGCTATGAACGCGGTTTTAATGATAATGAAATAAGTTTTATAAGAAATAATATCGCTGCTCAAGGAACATTAGATACCAGACCAGAGCAAATCATTCTCGCAATAAGTTTAAATCTTTAA
- a CDS encoding CIA30 family protein has translation MKCILYFIFPLMMINTTLIDFNSETELEDWTIVNDTVLGGVSSSSIELTKDGHANFKGKVSLEKNGGFASVRYNCPDTKLGDATKALLRIKGDGNEYQLRFKETASDGHSYIIAFPTSGEWETVELELAEMVPSFKGRQLNMDNFDHTFIDELSLFIGNEELSFDLLIDKIELE, from the coding sequence ATGAAATGTATACTATACTTTATCTTTCCGCTTATGATGATCAACACTACATTAATCGATTTTAATTCTGAGACAGAATTAGAAGACTGGACCATTGTAAACGATACTGTTTTGGGTGGCGTTTCTTCAAGCTCGATAGAGCTTACTAAAGATGGGCATGCAAATTTTAAGGGCAAGGTTTCTTTAGAAAAAAACGGAGGTTTTGCTTCTGTTAGATACAATTGCCCAGACACTAAATTAGGTGATGCTACAAAGGCTTTGTTACGGATTAAAGGCGATGGCAACGAGTATCAACTGCGTTTTAAAGAAACTGCTTCCGACGGGCATTCTTACATCATAGCTTTCCCTACCAGTGGTGAATGGGAGACTGTAGAATTAGAATTAGCTGAAATGGTACCCTCTTTCAAGGGTCGCCAATTGAACATGGATAATTTTGATCATACTTTCATTGACGAACTCTCCCTATTTATAGGTAATGAAGAGCTATCATTTGACCTGCTAATAGATAAAATTGAATTGGAATAA
- a CDS encoding peptidyl-tRNA hydrolase translates to MKMYILIKDDVPVKMAPVIAAHASLACYKKYKDDPDMIEWVHSIFKKVVCKVNEKEFQNSLKDEKYVLLTESSLDNREVAVVFVPRVEFTKQFRFFKMWAPD, encoded by the coding sequence ATGAAAATGTATATTTTAATTAAAGATGACGTTCCTGTAAAGATGGCTCCAGTAATTGCAGCCCATGCATCCCTTGCTTGTTATAAAAAGTATAAAGATGATCCAGATATGATAGAATGGGTTCATTCTATATTCAAAAAAGTAGTTTGCAAAGTGAATGAAAAAGAGTTTCAAAATTCTTTAAAAGATGAAAAATACGTATTGCTTACAGAGTCTTCTCTTGATAATCGAGAAGTAGCCGTGGTTTTTGTTCCTAGAGTAGAATTCACCAAGCAATTCCGTTTTTTTAAGATGTGGGCTCCCGATTAA
- a CDS encoding ABC transporter substrate-binding protein: MHKHLLILLPFIILSACQNQEQEIDLKTVFRYNEHANVTSLDPAFAKDQRNIWVCNLLYNGLVKLDKHLEVVPDLASHWKIDATATVYTFYIKEDVFFNNAFAKARTITAQDFKYSLERLTDPQIASPGEWVMKNVESIKAKAPLELQITLKQAFPAFLGLLSMKYCSVVPEGSSDLREQPIGTGPFYLKRWQENVKMVLRKNDLYFEKDKEGNALPYLEAVAITFKTDKQSEFLEFAQGNLDFINAIDPSYKDELLTTSGELKEAYIPLVTLEKAPFLNTEYLGLKVDSKSPELQSKKLRQAINLGFDRDKMIKYLRNNIGTPAHNGFVPTGIPAGGVVKGFTYDPNRARSLVTSYSEETGDKNPAITISTGANYLDLCEFIQKELQKIGIQVQIDVMTPSTLRQARKDGQLDIFRSSWIADYPDAENYLSLFYSKNFAPSGPNYTHFKSAAYDLLYKKALTASDPEIRRNLYIKMDSIIIEEAPIVPLYYDQSVRFISKEVLNLESNAVNMLDLTRVKKK, translated from the coding sequence ATGCATAAACACCTCCTTATTTTACTGCCTTTTATTATTCTCTCTGCATGTCAGAATCAAGAACAAGAAATTGATTTAAAGACTGTTTTTAGGTATAATGAGCATGCAAATGTGACCAGCCTGGACCCTGCTTTTGCAAAGGATCAACGTAATATTTGGGTGTGTAACCTTCTTTACAATGGGCTGGTAAAGTTGGATAAGCATCTAGAAGTGGTTCCTGATCTAGCTTCTCATTGGAAAATTGATGCGACGGCTACCGTCTACACCTTTTATATAAAAGAAGATGTTTTTTTTAATAACGCTTTCGCGAAAGCGAGAACCATCACAGCACAAGACTTTAAATATTCCTTAGAGCGATTAACAGACCCTCAGATTGCCTCACCTGGAGAATGGGTCATGAAAAATGTAGAAAGCATCAAAGCTAAAGCGCCACTAGAACTTCAAATTACTTTAAAACAAGCTTTTCCAGCATTTCTAGGATTGCTATCGATGAAGTATTGCAGCGTCGTGCCTGAGGGAAGCAGCGACTTAAGAGAACAACCCATAGGCACTGGACCATTTTATTTAAAAAGATGGCAGGAGAATGTCAAAATGGTATTGCGCAAAAATGATTTGTACTTTGAAAAAGATAAAGAAGGAAATGCACTACCCTACTTAGAAGCTGTAGCCATTACCTTTAAAACAGACAAACAAAGTGAATTCTTAGAATTTGCCCAAGGGAATTTAGATTTTATAAATGCCATCGATCCCAGTTATAAAGATGAGTTATTGACCACGTCTGGCGAGTTAAAGGAGGCCTATATCCCCTTAGTAACTCTTGAAAAGGCCCCTTTTCTAAATACCGAGTACCTAGGACTAAAAGTAGACAGCAAATCACCAGAATTACAAAGCAAAAAATTGCGACAGGCTATTAATTTAGGTTTTGACAGAGATAAAATGATCAAATACTTGCGCAACAATATAGGTACGCCAGCTCATAACGGTTTTGTACCTACAGGTATTCCCGCGGGTGGTGTCGTAAAAGGTTTTACCTATGACCCTAATCGTGCTAGGTCTCTGGTCACTTCTTATAGTGAAGAAACCGGTGATAAAAACCCCGCCATAACCATCAGTACAGGGGCAAATTACTTGGATTTATGTGAATTCATACAGAAAGAACTTCAGAAAATAGGTATTCAAGTTCAAATCGATGTCATGACACCTTCCACATTAAGGCAGGCACGTAAAGATGGACAGTTAGATATATTTAGAAGCAGCTGGATCGCTGATTATCCAGATGCAGAAAACTATCTTTCTTTATTTTATTCTAAAAACTTTGCTCCTAGTGGCCCTAATTATACTCATTTTAAAAGTGCCGCTTACGACTTGCTTTATAAAAAGGCTCTTACCGCTAGTGATCCAGAAATAAGGAGAAATCTGTATATAAAAATGGACAGTATCATTATTGAGGAAGCTCCTATTGTTCCATTGTACTATGACCAAAGCGTACGTTTCATATCTAAAGAGGTCCTTAACCTAGAGAGTAATGCTGTCAATATGCTGGACTTGACAAGGGTTAAAAAGAAATAG
- a CDS encoding Gfo/Idh/MocA family protein, with product MIKFGIIGLGKIANKFAQDLITVEGCVLQAVGSRDLTKAKDFAASYKATHYYPSYEEVAADPEVDVIYIATPHVFHFDNTMMCLQAGKAVICEKPFAMNLKEVEIMIKTAKEKKLFLMEALWTRFIPGTLKVMELMDQNTIGEVHSIQANFGYLATTDPSSRLIAKELGGGSLLDIGIYPIFISLLLLGIPIETKTVAQLTPTQIDQHCAMLMKFKNGATAILESSFLGETSNKAVISGNKGKIIMHAPFHHTKKITVEIYGKEPYQITAPLINKGYTHEIEEVKNCLLSGQLESDKMSHQNSHELMKILDLIRSQINLTY from the coding sequence ATGATAAAATTTGGAATTATAGGTCTTGGAAAAATAGCAAATAAATTTGCGCAGGACCTTATAACAGTTGAAGGTTGCGTTTTACAGGCGGTAGGCTCAAGGGACCTGACTAAAGCCAAAGACTTTGCTGCATCCTATAAGGCAACGCACTATTATCCGAGCTATGAAGAAGTCGCGGCTGATCCTGAAGTAGACGTTATTTATATCGCGACACCTCATGTTTTTCATTTTGACAATACCATGATGTGTCTTCAAGCTGGTAAAGCTGTTATTTGTGAAAAGCCGTTTGCGATGAACCTGAAAGAGGTTGAAATCATGATCAAAACCGCTAAAGAGAAAAAACTCTTTTTAATGGAAGCTTTATGGACACGTTTTATTCCTGGCACTCTTAAAGTGATGGAGCTTATGGATCAAAACACCATAGGTGAGGTCCACTCTATTCAAGCAAACTTCGGTTACCTAGCCACAACAGACCCTAGCAGTCGACTTATAGCAAAAGAATTAGGTGGTGGATCCTTACTCGATATAGGGATTTATCCTATTTTCATAAGCTTGCTATTATTAGGAATACCCATAGAAACAAAGACCGTAGCGCAATTAACGCCAACTCAAATTGACCAACATTGCGCGATGCTGATGAAGTTTAAAAATGGAGCAACCGCCATTTTAGAATCGTCGTTCCTAGGAGAAACTTCTAATAAAGCTGTCATCAGCGGTAATAAAGGGAAGATTATCATGCATGCACCTTTTCACCACACGAAGAAAATAACAGTAGAAATCTATGGTAAAGAACCCTATCAAATTACGGCTCCCCTTATAAATAAGGGTTACACACACGAAATTGAAGAAGTGAAAAACTGCCTTCTTTCTGGTCAATTAGAAAGTGATAAAATGAGCCATCAGAATAGTCATGAATTGATGAAAATCTTAGATCTCATTCGTTCTCAAATTAACTTAACCTATTAA
- a CDS encoding DUF2141 domain-containing protein, whose translation MKALFTSLIVLLFSFILSAQETFTLKVTVNNASVDEGKMVYSLNTENQFMKAAPLQTASIEIKDGVATAIFENVPAGAYAVIVLHDKNANEKMDFSANGMPQEAYGTSNNPMSYGPPTWADAKFALDSDKEIIVRL comes from the coding sequence ATGAAAGCCTTATTTACATCACTCATCGTATTATTATTCTCTTTTATTCTTAGTGCTCAAGAAACATTCACCTTAAAAGTAACTGTTAATAACGCTTCTGTGGACGAAGGGAAGATGGTCTACAGCTTAAATACCGAAAACCAATTTATGAAAGCAGCTCCTTTACAAACTGCCAGTATTGAAATTAAAGATGGGGTGGCCACTGCCATTTTTGAAAATGTACCAGCTGGAGCGTATGCGGTAATTGTTCTACATGACAAAAACGCTAATGAAAAGATGGATTTTAGTGCTAACGGAATGCCACAAGAAGCTTACGGCACAAGTAACAATCCTATGAGTTATGGTCCACCTACATGGGCCGATGCCAAGTTTGCACTAGATAGCGATAAAGAAATCATCGTACGCTTATAG
- a CDS encoding TIGR01777 family oxidoreductase, which translates to MVVLITGATGLVGSKISEDLRAQGHAVHYLTTRQSAIKNEADYKGFLWDVKKGTIDASCIQGVEAIIHLAGETVFQKWTDDAKKRILNSRVDSTELLLRLLKENDHQVKHVVTASAIGIYPDDQNGKALRENDIPPVATNFLADVCIAWEEVGAKFQDLGLKHAIVRIGIVLSDKGGALGQMAKPVKFYAGAGFGNGKMWQSWIAIDDLSGIFIHMLKNTLEGTYNGVAPNPVRNRPMMELIGDVLGKPVFLPNVPEFIMKLMLGEMSSIVLASQHASSAKIQEKAYEFQYPELMGALKEYLK; encoded by the coding sequence ATGGTTGTACTTATCACAGGAGCTACTGGTTTAGTAGGCTCAAAAATTTCAGAAGATTTACGTGCACAAGGTCATGCTGTTCATTATTTGACCACGAGACAAAGCGCTATTAAAAACGAAGCTGATTACAAAGGTTTTTTATGGGATGTAAAGAAAGGCACTATAGATGCTTCTTGTATTCAGGGCGTAGAAGCTATCATTCATCTAGCTGGAGAAACAGTTTTTCAAAAATGGACGGATGATGCAAAAAAACGTATTCTCAACAGCCGTGTCGATAGTACAGAATTGCTGTTGCGTTTGCTAAAAGAAAACGATCATCAAGTAAAACATGTGGTAACAGCAAGCGCTATAGGGATTTATCCAGACGACCAAAACGGTAAAGCTCTAAGAGAAAATGACATACCACCAGTAGCAACTAATTTCTTAGCAGATGTTTGTATCGCTTGGGAAGAGGTAGGAGCAAAGTTTCAAGATCTAGGGTTAAAGCATGCCATTGTGCGCATAGGCATTGTCCTTTCTGATAAAGGAGGGGCGTTGGGCCAAATGGCAAAACCTGTAAAATTTTATGCAGGAGCTGGATTTGGCAATGGTAAAATGTGGCAAAGTTGGATCGCTATAGATGACCTTTCAGGGATATTTATTCATATGCTCAAAAACACCTTAGAAGGAACTTATAATGGGGTTGCTCCCAACCCTGTCAGAAACAGACCTATGATGGAACTTATAGGAGACGTTCTGGGAAAGCCTGTATTCTTGCCTAATGTGCCAGAATTCATCATGAAATTAATGCTAGGAGAAATGTCTTCCATAGTTCTTGCTAGTCAGCATGCGAGTAGTGCAAAAATCCAAGAAAAAGCATATGAGTTTCAATATCCAGAATTAATGGGGGCCTTAAAAGAATACCTAAAGTAA
- a CDS encoding YceI family protein, with amino-acid sequence MKRNFLKITGMAAVIAFTVACKDNKNEVDATAEAEAAEATVEAVTYTVDTEASNIAWVGSKPTEDHTGNIALSSGMVTVNAEVVESGEFTIDMTSITVTDLEGESATNLKSHLEGTVEGKETDFFNTPKFPTAKFVVTGLTTMGAKTMLEGNLTLKDVTKNVSFPVGVKFDGNKMMLTSEEFTIDRTDWGIQYGSKTFTDIVADKAISDDIKLTVNLVATK; translated from the coding sequence ATGAAACGTAATTTTTTAAAAATCACAGGAATGGCAGCAGTAATCGCTTTTACGGTTGCTTGTAAAGACAACAAAAACGAAGTAGATGCTACGGCTGAAGCTGAGGCTGCTGAAGCAACTGTTGAGGCTGTTACTTATACAGTAGATACTGAAGCTTCTAATATTGCATGGGTAGGTTCTAAACCTACAGAAGACCACACTGGTAACATAGCTCTTTCTAGCGGTATGGTAACAGTAAATGCTGAAGTAGTAGAGAGTGGAGAGTTTACGATAGACATGACCTCTATTACTGTGACTGATCTTGAAGGAGAATCTGCAACAAATCTAAAGTCTCACTTAGAGGGAACTGTAGAAGGTAAAGAAACAGACTTTTTTAATACTCCTAAATTCCCAACGGCAAAATTTGTTGTTACAGGTTTAACTACGATGGGAGCTAAGACTATGTTAGAAGGGAATCTTACTCTTAAAGATGTTACTAAAAACGTGTCTTTTCCAGTAGGAGTAAAATTCGACGGTAATAAAATGATGTTGACTAGTGAAGAGTTTACCATTGATAGAACAGACTGGGGAATACAGTACGGTTCTAAAACCTTTACAGATATCGTTGCTGACAAAGCAATTTCTGATGATATTAAACTTACTGTAAACTTAGTTGCTACTAAGTAA
- a CDS encoding nucleotide exchange factor GrpE, with protein MAKEKQEKDLKEQDAPEVMEQETEEVQEERSEVEILEEQLQVEKDKFLRLFAEFENFKRRTAKERMELFKTAGEGVLKDMLPVLDDFDRAMIEINKSEDEQLTSGIKLISGKLRSTLISKGLEEFDVRAGDTFNADIHEAITQIPAPSDDMKGKIVDVIEKGYKLGEKIIRFPKVVIGQ; from the coding sequence ATGGCAAAGGAAAAACAAGAGAAGGACCTGAAAGAGCAGGATGCACCAGAAGTAATGGAGCAAGAAACAGAAGAAGTGCAGGAAGAACGCAGTGAGGTTGAAATTCTTGAAGAGCAATTGCAAGTAGAGAAAGATAAATTCTTACGTCTTTTTGCAGAATTCGAGAATTTTAAAAGACGCACAGCAAAGGAACGTATGGAGCTTTTTAAAACTGCTGGAGAAGGAGTTTTAAAGGACATGTTGCCAGTGTTGGACGATTTTGACAGAGCGATGATTGAGATCAACAAATCTGAAGATGAACAACTCACCAGCGGCATTAAATTAATCTCAGGTAAACTGCGCAGTACTCTGATCAGTAAAGGATTAGAAGAATTTGACGTAAGAGCTGGAGATACTTTTAATGCAGACATCCATGAAGCAATTACCCAAATACCAGCACCTAGTGATGATATGAAAGGTAAAATCGTAGATGTGATTGAAAAAGGATATAAACTAGGAGAAAAGATTATTCGTTTTCCTAAAGTAGTGATAGGACAATAA
- the dnaJ gene encoding molecular chaperone DnaJ: MMADFYDVLDIQKGATGPEIKKGYRKKAIQYHPDKNPGDAAAEENFKKAAEAYETLSDPQKKSRYDQLGHQAYTSGGAGGFGGGGAGGFDMDDIFSQFGDIFGGGGGGGGFSGFGGFGGSRGGQRRVKGKDLRIRVSLTLEEAANGVDKKVKVKRKRQAPGVTYKTCSTCNGSGQVTRIQNTILGRMQTAAPCNVCGGAGQSIDNKPDGADAQGMVASEETVTIQIPAGVESDMRLKVSGKGNDAPGNGISGDLLVDIEVKPHAELQREGNNLHYDMYVSVPEAIIGTSKEIQTVTGKVRIPVEAGIQSGKILRLRGKGMPSLNGYGTGDLLVHVNVWTPRSLSKEQKDFFESMMTDVNFEPAPEKGDKSFFEKVKDMFS; the protein is encoded by the coding sequence ATTATGGCAGATTTTTACGACGTATTAGACATTCAAAAAGGAGCAACTGGACCGGAGATAAAAAAGGGCTATAGAAAAAAGGCCATTCAATACCACCCAGATAAAAACCCGGGTGATGCGGCTGCAGAAGAGAACTTTAAAAAAGCTGCAGAAGCTTATGAAACTTTAAGTGATCCTCAAAAGAAGTCTCGCTACGACCAGTTAGGTCATCAAGCTTATACTTCTGGAGGTGCCGGCGGATTTGGCGGTGGAGGTGCAGGAGGATTTGACATGGATGATATCTTTAGTCAGTTCGGCGATATATTTGGCGGCGGCGGCGGCGGCGGTGGATTTTCAGGTTTTGGAGGATTCGGCGGTAGTCGCGGTGGGCAGCGCAGGGTAAAAGGAAAAGATTTGCGCATCAGAGTCTCTTTAACTTTAGAAGAAGCAGCAAATGGTGTCGATAAAAAGGTAAAAGTAAAACGCAAAAGGCAAGCGCCAGGAGTTACCTATAAAACTTGTAGTACTTGTAATGGTAGTGGTCAAGTAACTAGGATTCAAAATACTATTTTGGGTCGTATGCAAACTGCAGCACCATGTAATGTATGTGGTGGAGCAGGGCAAAGCATCGATAATAAACCAGACGGAGCAGATGCGCAAGGTATGGTTGCTAGTGAAGAAACCGTGACTATTCAAATCCCAGCGGGTGTAGAATCAGACATGCGTCTTAAGGTTTCTGGAAAAGGAAATGATGCCCCAGGAAACGGAATAAGTGGAGATCTATTAGTAGATATTGAAGTAAAACCTCATGCAGAGTTACAAAGAGAAGGGAATAACCTTCATTATGATATGTATGTAAGTGTGCCTGAAGCAATAATAGGGACTTCTAAAGAAATCCAAACCGTTACAGGAAAGGTTCGTATCCCGGTAGAAGCAGGTATTCAAAGCGGGAAAATATTAAGATTACGCGGTAAAGGAATGCCTAGTCTCAATGGTTATGGAACAGGTGATTTATTGGTACATGTAAATGTTTGGACGCCACGTAGTTTATCTAAAGAGCAAAAGGATTTCTTTGAGAGCATGATGACAGATGTTAACTTTGAACCAGCTCCAGAAAAAGGAGATAAATCTTTCTTTGAAAAGGTGAAAGATATGTTTTCTTAA
- a CDS encoding ABC transporter ATP-binding protein: MGNALEAIHIKKDYGNYTALNDVSISVPKGSVYGLLGPNGAGKTSLIRIINQITMPDQGHILLNGEKLKPLHIEDIGYMPEERGLYKSMKVGEQCIYLAQLKGLTKSQAKERLNYWFERLGIEGWWNKKLQELSKGMAQKVQFIVTVMHEPSLLIFDEPFSGFDPLNANLIKDEILKLRDDGATIIFSTHRMESVEEMCDHIALIHKSNLVLEGKLSEIKQQYRDRNYAVSLICENSDLAFQQIPAEFDPQPIALSGLDNTLDVQIKIPTEVDVPIALNRLLQLGELTHFSEVIPSVNDIFIKTVQQHG; this comes from the coding sequence ATGGGAAACGCGCTAGAAGCTATACATATAAAAAAAGATTATGGAAATTATACAGCACTTAATGATGTGTCTATTTCTGTTCCTAAGGGAAGTGTATATGGATTATTAGGTCCTAATGGAGCTGGTAAAACATCACTGATCAGAATTATTAACCAGATCACCATGCCAGATCAAGGCCATATCCTTCTCAATGGTGAAAAATTAAAACCACTGCACATAGAAGATATAGGATACATGCCAGAAGAGCGTGGTCTATATAAATCTATGAAAGTAGGAGAGCAATGTATTTATCTCGCTCAGCTCAAAGGACTTACTAAAAGCCAGGCAAAAGAACGATTGAACTATTGGTTTGAAAGATTAGGAATAGAAGGCTGGTGGAATAAAAAACTTCAAGAGCTTTCTAAAGGAATGGCTCAGAAGGTACAGTTTATAGTTACAGTAATGCACGAGCCTAGCTTGTTGATTTTTGATGAGCCGTTTTCTGGTTTTGATCCCTTGAATGCCAATCTTATTAAAGATGAGATTTTAAAACTGAGAGATGATGGAGCGACTATTATCTTTTCTACGCACCGTATGGAAAGTGTAGAAGAAATGTGCGATCATATTGCATTGATCCACAAATCAAATTTAGTGCTCGAAGGAAAATTAAGTGAAATAAAACAACAATATAGGGATCGCAACTATGCGGTATCTCTAATATGTGAGAATAGTGATCTGGCATTTCAACAAATTCCAGCAGAATTCGATCCTCAGCCTATAGCTTTATCTGGTTTAGATAACACCCTAGATGTTCAAATTAAAATACCCACTGAGGTAGATGTTCCTATCGCATTAAATCGATTATTACAACTAGGCGAACTCACACATTTTAGTGAGGTGATACCTAGTGTAAATGATATTTTCATTAAAACTGTACAGCAACATGGATAA